One stretch of Echeneis naucrates chromosome 11, fEcheNa1.1, whole genome shotgun sequence DNA includes these proteins:
- the col1a2 gene encoding collagen alpha-2(I) chain isoform X3: MLSFVDTRILLLLAVTSYLASCQFSGPRGDKGPRGDRGPQGPNGKDGKPGLPGPAGPPGPPGLGGNFAAQYDGVKAPDPGPGPMGMMGARGPPGPPGPPGSQGHTGHPGEPGEPGQTGPVGARGPPGPPGKSGEDGNNGRPGKPGDRGAPGPQGARGFPGTPGLPGMKGHRGYTGLDGRKGEPGGAGPKGEPGAHGAAGSPGLAGSRGLPGERGRAGPAGPAGARGADGNVGPAGPAGPLGAAGPPGFPGGPGPKGEIGPVGATGPAGAQGSRGEPGPNGAVGPVGPAGNPGANGLTGAKGAAGAPGVAGAPGFPGPRGGPGPQGPQGATGPRGLAGDPGAQGVKGDSGPKGEPGHSGAQGPPGPQGEEGKRGSTGEPGATGPSGNRGARGAPGGRGIPGAEGRAGPIGMPGARGATGSAGPRGPPGDAGRAGEPGPAGLRGLPGSPGSSGPPGKEGPSGPAGQDGRTGPPGPTGPRGQPGNIGFPGPKGPSGEPGKPGDKGATGPTGLRGSPGPDGNNGATGAMGPGGAAGEKGEQGPAGAPGFQGLPGPAGPAGEAGKAGDRGIPGDQGVAGPAGTKGERGNPGAAGAGGPQGAIGPRGPAGAPGTDGGKGEPGAAGAAGGPGPQGPGGIPGERGAAGAPGGKGEKGEPGHRGPDGNAGRDGSRGLPGPAGPPGPTGANGDKGESGSFGPAGPAGPRGSSGERGEVGPAGTAGFAGPPGADGQTGVRGERGPAGGKGEIGAAGPAGPVGAPGPAGPSGPAGPAGARGDTGPAGLTGFPGAAGRVGAGGAAGIVGPPGPAGAAGKDGPRGLRGDVGPAGPSGEQGMVGPPGPSGEKGPSGESGPPGPPGAPGTSGPLGLQGFVGLPGARGDRGSPGGAGALGEPGRVGPAGPPGARGPPGNIGLPGMTGPQGEAGREGNPGNDGPPGRPGIAGFKGDRGEPGPAGAMGLAGAPGPAGPTGAAGRPGNRGESGPGGPAGPVGSAGARGAAGPAGIRGEKGVAGDKGERGMKGLRGHPGLQGMPGPSGPSGDSGAAGPTGHAGPRGPAGPHGPPGKDGRAGSHGTIGSPGARGPPGYVGPAGPPGAPGLPGPPGPAGGGYDVSGYDEYRADQPALRAKDYEVDATIKSLNTQIENLLTPEGSRKNPARTCRDIKLSHPDWSSGFYWIDPNQGCINDAIKVFCDFTTRETCIYAHPESIARKNWFRSTETKKHIWFGETINGGTEFTYNDETLSPQSMATQLAFMRLLSNQASQNITYHCKNSVAYMDGESGNLKKAVVLQGSNDVELRAEGNSRFTFSVLEDGCTTHTGEWSKTVIEYRTNKPSRLPILDIAPLDIGGADQEFGLDIGPVCFK; the protein is encoded by the exons ATGCTCAGCTTTGTGGATACCCGGATTCTGTTGCTGCTTGCAGTAACTTCATACCTAGCATCATGTCAAT TCTCG GGTCCCAGAGGAGACAAAGGACCTCGAGGTGACAGG GGTCCTCAGGGCCCAAATGGCAAAGATGGAAAACCTGGACTCCCCGGCCCCGCTGGTCCCCCTGGTCCCCCTGGACTTGGAGGA AACTTTGCTGCTCAGTATGATGGTGTAAAAGCTCCTgatcccggtcccggtcccaTG GGTATGATGGGTGCCAGAGGCCCTCCCGGACCTCCTGGACCCCCT GGATCCCAGGGACACACCGGACACCCCGGTGAGCCTGGAGAGCCTGGACAGACT ggcCCCGTCGGTGCTCGTGGTCCCCCTGGACCTCCCGGCAAATCTGGAGAGGAC GGTAACAACGGCAGACCTGGCAAGCCTGGAGACAGAGGTGCCCCCGGCCCTCAG GGTGCTCGTGGATTCCCCGGAACCCCTGGACTTCCAGGAATGAAGGGACACAGA gGTTACACTGGTCTGGATGGACGTAAGGGAGAGCCTGGTGGCGCTGGCCCCAAG GGTGAGCCTGGTGCCCATGGAGCTGCTGGAAGCCCTGGACTGGCT GGATCTCGTGGTCTGCCTGGAGAGAGAGGCCGTGCTGGCCCTGCTGGCCCTGCTGGTGCTCGTGGTGCTGATGGCAATGTTGGACCCGCCGGTCCTGCT GGTCCTCTTGGTGCTGCTGGACCCCCAGGTTTCCCCGGAGGCCCCGGCCCTAAG GGAGAGATTGGACCTGTTGGAGCAACTGGCCCAGCTGGAGCTCAGGGATCTAGAGGAGAGCCTGGTCCCAATGGCGCTGTTGGCCCCGTTGGTCCTGCT GGAAACCCTGGTGCTAATGGCCTGACTGGAGCTAAGGGAGCTGCT GGTGCCCCAGGTGTTGCTGGAGCTCCTGGCTTCCCTGGACCAAGAGGAGGACCCGGACCTCAGGGACCTCAGGGTGCTACTGGACCTAGAGGCCTTGCT GGAGATCCTGGTGCCCAGGGTGTTAAGGGAGATAGTGGTCCCAAGGGAGAGCCT GGTCACTCCGGAGCACAGGGACCTCCTGGACCTCAGGGTGAGGAGGGCAAAAGAGGATCCACTGGTGAGCCTGGTGCCACTGGCCCTAGTGGCAACCGTGGCGCAAGA GGCGCTCCTGGCGGCCGTGGTATTCCTGGTGCTGAGGGAAGAGCTGGCCCCATT GGTATGCCTGGTGCCCGTGGTGCCACTGGCTCAGCTGGACCTCGTGGACCCCCTGGAGATGCTGGTCGTGCTGGTGAGCCTGGCCCCGCTGGCCTCAGG gGACTCCCAGGAAGCCCTGGAAGCTCTGGACCCCCAGGAAAGGAGGGACCCTCT GGACCTGCTGGACAAGATGGCCGCACTGGACCTCCTGGCCCAACTGGACCTAGAGGCCAGCCTGGAAACATTGGCTTCCCCGGACCCAAAGGACCTTCt GGTGAGCCTGGCAAGCCTGGTGACAAAGGAGCCACTGGCCCCACTGGACTGAGA ggAAGCCCTGGACCTGATGGTAACAATGGAGCCACTGGCGCCATGGGACCTGGT GGTGCTGCTGGTGAGAAGGGAGAGCAAGGACCTGCCGGAGCTCCTGGCTTCCAG GGTCTTCCCGGACCTGCTGGACCTGCTGGAGAGGCTGGAAAGGCTGGAGACAGA GGTATCCCCGGAGACCAGGGTGTTGCTGGACCTGCTGGTACCAAG GGAGAGCGTGGTAATCcaggtgctgctggagctggtggCCCTCAGGGAGCTATTGGACCCCGTGGACCCGCTGGAGCCCCTGGAACTGATGGTGGCAAG GGAGAGCCcggtgctgctggagctgctggtggTCCCGGACCTCAGGGACCTGGTGGCATACCTGGTGAGCGTGGAGCTGCTGGTGCTCCTGGAGGCAAGGGAGAGAAG GGAGAGCCCGGACACAGAGGCCCTGATGGAAACGCTGGCAGAGATGGTTCCCGT GGTCTGCCTGGACCTGCTGGACCCCCTGGacccaccggagccaatggAGATAAG GGAGAGAGCGGTTCTTTCGGACCTGCTGGCCCCGCTGGACCTCGTGGATCCTCT GGAGAGCGTGGAGAGGTTGGACCTGCTGGAACTGCCGGATTCGCTGGACCCCCT GGTGCTGATGGTCAGACTGGAGTAAGAGGAGAGCGTGGACCTGCTGGAGGGAAGGGAGAAATTGGCGCTGCTGGCCCTGCCGGACCCGTTGGAGCTCCTGGACCTGCT GGTCCCTCTGGCCCTGCTGGACCTGCTGGTGCTCGTGGAGACACTGGTCCCGCT GGACTGACTGGTTTCCCTGGTGCTGCTGGTAGAGTtggtgctggtggtgctgct GGTATTGTTGGACCTCCTGGtcctgctggtgctgctggtaAAGATGGTCCTCGTGGTCTCCGCGGTGACGTTGGTCCTGCTGGTCCTTCTGGAGAGCAGGGTATGGTTGGACCACCTGGTCCTTCTGGAGAGAAGGGACCCTCTGGAGAGTCTGGTCCCCCT GGTCCACCTGGTGCTCCTGGAACTAGCGGTCCTCTTGGACTTCAAGGATTCGTTGGTCTGCCTGGTGCTAGAGGAGATCGTGGTTCACCTGGTGGTGCTGGAGCTTTG GGAGAGCCTGGTAGAGTTGGACCTGCTGGTCCCCCTGGAGCCCGTGGACCCCCTGGTAACATTGGTCTGCCTGGTATGACCGGACCTCAGGGAGAGGCTGGACGTGAG GGTAACCCTGGTAATGATGGGCCTCCTGGTCGTCCTGGTATTGCTGGATTCAAG GGAGACCGTGGTGAGCCTGGACCCGCTGGTGCCATGGGACTTGCTGGTGCCCCTGGACCTGCTGGACCCACTGGAGCTGCTGGCAGACCTGGAAACCGTGGAGAGTCT GGCCCAGGAGGTCCCGCTGGACCTGTTGGCTCCGCTGGAGCAAGAGGAGCTGCT GGACCTGCTGGAATCCGTGGTGAGAAGGGAGTTGCTGGAgacaagggagagagaggcatgaAGGGTCTGCGTGGTCATCCTGGTCTCCAGGGAATGCCTGGACCTTCT GGACCATCCGgtgacagtggtgctgctggACCTACTGGACATGCTGGACCCAGA GGACCTGCTGGACCCCATGGACCTCCTGGTAAGGACGGAAGAGCTGGCAGCCATGGAACTATTGGATCTCCTGGTGCTCGTGGACCCCCTGGATACGTTGGACCTGCT GGTCCTCCTGGAGCTCCTGGTCTGCCCGGACCTCCTGGCCCCGCTGGTGGTGGATACGATGTCTCCGGATATGATGAGTACAGAGCTGATCAGCCCGCTCTGAGAGCCAAGGACTACGAGGTTGATGCCACCATCAAGTCCCTCAACACCCAGATCGAGAACCTGCTCACCCCTGAGGGATCCAGGAAGAACCCTGCCCGCACCTGCCGTGACATCAAGCTCAGCCACCCCGACTGGAGCAGCG GTTTCTACTGGATTGACCCCAACCAGGGCTGCATCAATGATGCCATCAAGGTCTTCTGTGACTTCACCACCCGTGAGACCTGCATCTATGCCCACCCTGAGAGCATTGCCCGCAAGAACTGGTTCAGAAGCACAGAGACCAAGAAGCACATCTGGTTCGGAGAGACCATCAACGGTGGTACTGAG TTTACCTACAATGATGAGACTCTCAGCCCCCAGAGCATGGCCACCCAGCTGGCCTTCATGCGCCTGCTGTCCAACCAGGCTAGCCAGAACATCACCTACCACTGCAAGAACAGCGTTGCCTACATGGATGGTGAGAGTGGTAACCTGAAGAAGGCTGTGGTGCTCCAGGGCTCTAATGATGTGGAGCTGAGGGCCGAGGGCAACAGCCGCTTCACCTTCTCCGTGCTGGAGGATGGCTGCACT acacacactggcgAGTGGAGCAAGACAGTGATTGAGTACAGAACAAATAAACCATCTCGCCTCCCCATCCTCGACATTGCACCTTTGGACATTGGTGGAGCTGATCAGGAGTTTGGTTTGGACATTGGCCCAGTCTGTTTCAAATAA
- the col1a2 gene encoding collagen alpha-2(I) chain isoform X2, with the protein MLSFVDTRILLLLAVTSYLASCQCKFEYLLYFSGPRGDKGPRGDRGPQGPNGKDGKPGLPGPAGPPGPPGLGGNFAAQYDGVKAPDPGPGPMGMMGARGPPGPPGPPGSQGHTGHPGEPGEPGQTGPVGARGPPGPPGKSGEDGNNGRPGKPGDRGAPGPQGARGFPGTPGLPGMKGHRGYTGLDGRKGEPGGAGPKGEPGAHGAAGSPGLAGSRGLPGERGRAGPAGPAGARGADGNVGPAGPAGPLGAAGPPGFPGGPGPKGEIGPVGATGPAGAQGSRGEPGPNGAVGPVGPAGNPGANGLTGAKGAAGAPGVAGAPGFPGPRGGPGPQGPQGATGPRGLAGDPGAQGVKGDSGPKGEPGHSGAQGPPGPQGEEGKRGSTGEPGATGPSGNRGARGAPGGRGIPGAEGRAGPIGMPGARGATGSAGPRGPPGDAGRAGEPGPAGLRGLPGSPGSSGPPGKEGPSGPAGQDGRTGPPGPTGPRGQPGNIGFPGPKGPSGEPGKPGDKGATGPTGLRGSPGPDGNNGATGAMGPGGAAGEKGEQGPAGAPGFQGLPGPAGPAGEAGKAGDRGIPGDQGVAGPAGTKGERGNPGAAGAGGPQGAIGPRGPAGAPGTDGGKGEPGAAGAAGGPGPQGPGGIPGERGAAGAPGGKGEKGEPGHRGPDGNAGRDGSRGLPGPAGPPGPTGANGDKGESGSFGPAGPAGPRGSSGERGEVGPAGTAGFAGPPGADGQTGVRGERGPAGGKGEIGAAGPAGPVGAPGPAGPSGPAGPAGARGDTGPAGLTGFPGAAGRVGAGGAAGIVGPPGPAGAAGKDGPRGLRGDVGPAGPSGEQGMVGPPGPSGEKGPSGESGPPGPPGAPGTSGPLGLQGFVGLPGARGDRGSPGGAGALGEPGRVGPAGPPGARGPPGNIGLPGMTGPQGEAGREGNPGNDGPPGRPGIAGFKGDRGEPGPAGAMGLAGAPGPAGPTGAAGRPGNRGESGPGGPAGPVGSAGARGAAGPAGIRGEKGVAGDKGERGMKGLRGHPGLQGMPGPSGPSGDSGAAGPTGHAGPRGPAGPHGPPGKDGRAGSHGTIGSPGARGPPGYVGPAGPPGAPGLPGPPGPAGGGYDVSGYDEYRADQPALRAKDYEVDATIKSLNTQIENLLTPEGSRKNPARTCRDIKLSHPDWSSGFYWIDPNQGCINDAIKVFCDFTTRETCIYAHPESIARKNWFRSTETKKHIWFGETINGGTEFTYNDETLSPQSMATQLAFMRLLSNQASQNITYHCKNSVAYMDGESGNLKKAVVLQGSNDVELRAEGNSRFTFSVLEDGCTTHTGEWSKTVIEYRTNKPSRLPILDIAPLDIGGADQEFGLDIGPVCFK; encoded by the exons ATGCTCAGCTTTGTGGATACCCGGATTCTGTTGCTGCTTGCAGTAACTTCATACCTAGCATCATGTCAATGTAAGTTTGAATATCTGCTCTATTTTTCT GGTCCCAGAGGAGACAAAGGACCTCGAGGTGACAGG GGTCCTCAGGGCCCAAATGGCAAAGATGGAAAACCTGGACTCCCCGGCCCCGCTGGTCCCCCTGGTCCCCCTGGACTTGGAGGA AACTTTGCTGCTCAGTATGATGGTGTAAAAGCTCCTgatcccggtcccggtcccaTG GGTATGATGGGTGCCAGAGGCCCTCCCGGACCTCCTGGACCCCCT GGATCCCAGGGACACACCGGACACCCCGGTGAGCCTGGAGAGCCTGGACAGACT ggcCCCGTCGGTGCTCGTGGTCCCCCTGGACCTCCCGGCAAATCTGGAGAGGAC GGTAACAACGGCAGACCTGGCAAGCCTGGAGACAGAGGTGCCCCCGGCCCTCAG GGTGCTCGTGGATTCCCCGGAACCCCTGGACTTCCAGGAATGAAGGGACACAGA gGTTACACTGGTCTGGATGGACGTAAGGGAGAGCCTGGTGGCGCTGGCCCCAAG GGTGAGCCTGGTGCCCATGGAGCTGCTGGAAGCCCTGGACTGGCT GGATCTCGTGGTCTGCCTGGAGAGAGAGGCCGTGCTGGCCCTGCTGGCCCTGCTGGTGCTCGTGGTGCTGATGGCAATGTTGGACCCGCCGGTCCTGCT GGTCCTCTTGGTGCTGCTGGACCCCCAGGTTTCCCCGGAGGCCCCGGCCCTAAG GGAGAGATTGGACCTGTTGGAGCAACTGGCCCAGCTGGAGCTCAGGGATCTAGAGGAGAGCCTGGTCCCAATGGCGCTGTTGGCCCCGTTGGTCCTGCT GGAAACCCTGGTGCTAATGGCCTGACTGGAGCTAAGGGAGCTGCT GGTGCCCCAGGTGTTGCTGGAGCTCCTGGCTTCCCTGGACCAAGAGGAGGACCCGGACCTCAGGGACCTCAGGGTGCTACTGGACCTAGAGGCCTTGCT GGAGATCCTGGTGCCCAGGGTGTTAAGGGAGATAGTGGTCCCAAGGGAGAGCCT GGTCACTCCGGAGCACAGGGACCTCCTGGACCTCAGGGTGAGGAGGGCAAAAGAGGATCCACTGGTGAGCCTGGTGCCACTGGCCCTAGTGGCAACCGTGGCGCAAGA GGCGCTCCTGGCGGCCGTGGTATTCCTGGTGCTGAGGGAAGAGCTGGCCCCATT GGTATGCCTGGTGCCCGTGGTGCCACTGGCTCAGCTGGACCTCGTGGACCCCCTGGAGATGCTGGTCGTGCTGGTGAGCCTGGCCCCGCTGGCCTCAGG gGACTCCCAGGAAGCCCTGGAAGCTCTGGACCCCCAGGAAAGGAGGGACCCTCT GGACCTGCTGGACAAGATGGCCGCACTGGACCTCCTGGCCCAACTGGACCTAGAGGCCAGCCTGGAAACATTGGCTTCCCCGGACCCAAAGGACCTTCt GGTGAGCCTGGCAAGCCTGGTGACAAAGGAGCCACTGGCCCCACTGGACTGAGA ggAAGCCCTGGACCTGATGGTAACAATGGAGCCACTGGCGCCATGGGACCTGGT GGTGCTGCTGGTGAGAAGGGAGAGCAAGGACCTGCCGGAGCTCCTGGCTTCCAG GGTCTTCCCGGACCTGCTGGACCTGCTGGAGAGGCTGGAAAGGCTGGAGACAGA GGTATCCCCGGAGACCAGGGTGTTGCTGGACCTGCTGGTACCAAG GGAGAGCGTGGTAATCcaggtgctgctggagctggtggCCCTCAGGGAGCTATTGGACCCCGTGGACCCGCTGGAGCCCCTGGAACTGATGGTGGCAAG GGAGAGCCcggtgctgctggagctgctggtggTCCCGGACCTCAGGGACCTGGTGGCATACCTGGTGAGCGTGGAGCTGCTGGTGCTCCTGGAGGCAAGGGAGAGAAG GGAGAGCCCGGACACAGAGGCCCTGATGGAAACGCTGGCAGAGATGGTTCCCGT GGTCTGCCTGGACCTGCTGGACCCCCTGGacccaccggagccaatggAGATAAG GGAGAGAGCGGTTCTTTCGGACCTGCTGGCCCCGCTGGACCTCGTGGATCCTCT GGAGAGCGTGGAGAGGTTGGACCTGCTGGAACTGCCGGATTCGCTGGACCCCCT GGTGCTGATGGTCAGACTGGAGTAAGAGGAGAGCGTGGACCTGCTGGAGGGAAGGGAGAAATTGGCGCTGCTGGCCCTGCCGGACCCGTTGGAGCTCCTGGACCTGCT GGTCCCTCTGGCCCTGCTGGACCTGCTGGTGCTCGTGGAGACACTGGTCCCGCT GGACTGACTGGTTTCCCTGGTGCTGCTGGTAGAGTtggtgctggtggtgctgct GGTATTGTTGGACCTCCTGGtcctgctggtgctgctggtaAAGATGGTCCTCGTGGTCTCCGCGGTGACGTTGGTCCTGCTGGTCCTTCTGGAGAGCAGGGTATGGTTGGACCACCTGGTCCTTCTGGAGAGAAGGGACCCTCTGGAGAGTCTGGTCCCCCT GGTCCACCTGGTGCTCCTGGAACTAGCGGTCCTCTTGGACTTCAAGGATTCGTTGGTCTGCCTGGTGCTAGAGGAGATCGTGGTTCACCTGGTGGTGCTGGAGCTTTG GGAGAGCCTGGTAGAGTTGGACCTGCTGGTCCCCCTGGAGCCCGTGGACCCCCTGGTAACATTGGTCTGCCTGGTATGACCGGACCTCAGGGAGAGGCTGGACGTGAG GGTAACCCTGGTAATGATGGGCCTCCTGGTCGTCCTGGTATTGCTGGATTCAAG GGAGACCGTGGTGAGCCTGGACCCGCTGGTGCCATGGGACTTGCTGGTGCCCCTGGACCTGCTGGACCCACTGGAGCTGCTGGCAGACCTGGAAACCGTGGAGAGTCT GGCCCAGGAGGTCCCGCTGGACCTGTTGGCTCCGCTGGAGCAAGAGGAGCTGCT GGACCTGCTGGAATCCGTGGTGAGAAGGGAGTTGCTGGAgacaagggagagagaggcatgaAGGGTCTGCGTGGTCATCCTGGTCTCCAGGGAATGCCTGGACCTTCT GGACCATCCGgtgacagtggtgctgctggACCTACTGGACATGCTGGACCCAGA GGACCTGCTGGACCCCATGGACCTCCTGGTAAGGACGGAAGAGCTGGCAGCCATGGAACTATTGGATCTCCTGGTGCTCGTGGACCCCCTGGATACGTTGGACCTGCT GGTCCTCCTGGAGCTCCTGGTCTGCCCGGACCTCCTGGCCCCGCTGGTGGTGGATACGATGTCTCCGGATATGATGAGTACAGAGCTGATCAGCCCGCTCTGAGAGCCAAGGACTACGAGGTTGATGCCACCATCAAGTCCCTCAACACCCAGATCGAGAACCTGCTCACCCCTGAGGGATCCAGGAAGAACCCTGCCCGCACCTGCCGTGACATCAAGCTCAGCCACCCCGACTGGAGCAGCG GTTTCTACTGGATTGACCCCAACCAGGGCTGCATCAATGATGCCATCAAGGTCTTCTGTGACTTCACCACCCGTGAGACCTGCATCTATGCCCACCCTGAGAGCATTGCCCGCAAGAACTGGTTCAGAAGCACAGAGACCAAGAAGCACATCTGGTTCGGAGAGACCATCAACGGTGGTACTGAG TTTACCTACAATGATGAGACTCTCAGCCCCCAGAGCATGGCCACCCAGCTGGCCTTCATGCGCCTGCTGTCCAACCAGGCTAGCCAGAACATCACCTACCACTGCAAGAACAGCGTTGCCTACATGGATGGTGAGAGTGGTAACCTGAAGAAGGCTGTGGTGCTCCAGGGCTCTAATGATGTGGAGCTGAGGGCCGAGGGCAACAGCCGCTTCACCTTCTCCGTGCTGGAGGATGGCTGCACT acacacactggcgAGTGGAGCAAGACAGTGATTGAGTACAGAACAAATAAACCATCTCGCCTCCCCATCCTCGACATTGCACCTTTGGACATTGGTGGAGCTGATCAGGAGTTTGGTTTGGACATTGGCCCAGTCTGTTTCAAATAA